A single Bacteroidota bacterium DNA region contains:
- a CDS encoding STAS domain-containing protein, protein MEILRTSNLLFLTGEGKSEVFSGVYYNGTMYYDFANVKFINNSGIADLIDLVKLWMEMGTDVKFIHVNEEIQKKFKDSGLDQIICCE, encoded by the coding sequence ATGGAAATATTAAGAACATCAAATTTATTATTTCTTACAGGCGAAGGCAAATCAGAAGTTTTTTCAGGTGTATATTATAATGGCACAATGTATTACGACTTTGCAAATGTGAAATTTATAAATAATTCTGGAATTGCAGATCTTATTGACCTGGTAAAGTTGTGGATGGAAATGGGAACAGATGTGAAATTTATTCATGTTAATGAAGAGATTCAAAAGAAATTTAAGGATTCTGGGCTCGATCAAATAATTTGTTGTGAATAA